One window from the genome of Candidatus Binatia bacterium encodes:
- a CDS encoding GNAT family N-acetyltransferase — MNFLIREDDLRGPEIAALLRAHLAHAAKHSPPESIHALDLDRLRSPGVTFWSVWADGALAGCGALKELAPDHGEIKSMHTAEAHRGKGVAARLLAHILDEAGRRSYRRVSLETGSMAGFAPARALYARFGFTVCPPFAPYREDPHSVFMTLQLE, encoded by the coding sequence ATGAATTTCCTCATTCGCGAAGACGACCTGCGGGGTCCCGAGATCGCCGCGCTGCTCCGGGCCCACCTCGCCCACGCGGCGAAGCACTCGCCGCCCGAGAGCATTCACGCGCTCGACCTCGACCGCTTGCGCTCGCCCGGGGTCACGTTCTGGAGCGTCTGGGCGGACGGTGCGCTGGCGGGCTGCGGCGCTCTCAAGGAGCTGGCTCCCGACCATGGCGAGATCAAGTCGATGCACACCGCCGAGGCGCACCGAGGAAAGGGCGTGGCCGCCCGGCTCCTGGCGCACATCCTGGACGAGGCCGGCAGGCGGTCCTATCGGCGCGTGAGCCTGGAGACCGGCTCGATGGCGGGGTTCGCGCCGGCGCGCGCGCTCTACGCCCGCTTCGGCTTCACCGTCTGCCCTCCCTTCGCCCCCTACCGGGAGGATCCGCACAGCGTCTTCATGACGCTCCAGTTGGAGTAG